The Microtus ochrogaster isolate Prairie Vole_2 chromosome 4, MicOch1.0, whole genome shotgun sequence nucleotide sequence CGTCTGCATCCGGCTGCTTCATTGAGATGCTGTGCGCTGCCCGGGAGAGCCGGCCTGGGTGCAGCTGAGCTGCGGCCGCCGAGCCCAGCGCCCAGCtctctgccacccccacccctcctgcAGGGCTCCTCACACCCTCCCCACCTCAGGGTTCCTTGCTGCATTCCCCGAGCAGCTGGCGGGCCGGCGTGCGGGAGCCTGCTGCCAGGCTGAGCGGGCAGTGTCTGCTGCCGGCCACAGCCGCTAAAGGTAGGTCTTTCCTCTCTGGCTGATGCCTGCGGGCCAGCTCAGCAACTTCTCTGCAGCGGGGGCACTGCGGGACGCCCCGGCGCTGCGCCCACCTGCCCAACTCCTGGCGCAGGGTGGCTCCGCCCTCCTCTCCAGCCACCCGGCGCCTCTGCGGCCGCCCGCACTTTCCTCCGCGGGACACAGCGGCCCTTTGTGCGGCTCTGCAGAGTTGGGCCAGGGCCTGAGCCTTCTCCGGCCACCCCCACCCGCCGTCAGCAGTGTCCTGTGCTGATAAACAGTGGcagcctgcccccacccctgccccctggCGGGTTTAGTCCTGAGACCCTTCTAGTTACCTGGGCTGGGACCAAGCCAGCAGGGATTGGCCAGTTTTGGAAGTGGGGCGGAGGGAGGGCGCACAGGCGCGAGGCTGCTCTGCGACAAGCGCCAACTCCTTTTGCATCCCTGAGGGCGCTCAGGACCTGGGTCCGGGTTTGGGGAGCCAGAGAGCCGACAGGAAGCACAGAGTGCACCATAGCCCTTCCACCAGGCAGATAAGAGGTCTGTCCCCaagggaagagtggaggaaggagcCCACAGAGTTCTCCCGGCCTTagtccaccttcctaatgctcctCGTCCCTCCTTGTCCCTCAGAGGAAGCTTGAAGCTGAGCAAGGGATGTGGGAGGAGGGCAGCTGCTCTGCAGTTCCTCAGAGTGCCCTCCGCAGGCTGCTCAGCtggcaaagagagaaaacaaacctgAAACTAaagctctctctgctctgggacCTTCTTCCCTAGGAAGGCAGTGCAGTTAGGGGCTTCTTGGCTCAGAAGGAACTTTTTCCCTCTAGAGAGGAGTCCCTGAGATCAATCTTGGGCTTCGTCCTGTTCTTACCCCTCCCATCACAACCAGTGGGTGACTTGTCTGTCTAGCTCACTCCTGTCTTGTTCTCGGAGGCTTCAGGCCTCTGTGAGGTGTCCTCTGCCGAGAGATGGGAGAACGAAGCCCTCCCCTCAGAGTTGTTGGGAGTAGTCCATGGGTGCTGAGGACGGGGTAGGTGACAGAGGTACCTATGTAGGGACTCAGGATCTCGGTCCTGCTTCCAAGCCAGGATTTGGATTCTGAGCAGCTCACCCCCAAGcccttggggtgtgtgtgtgtgtgtgtgtgtgtgtgtgtgtcgggggggggggcgcgggaGGTTTCTAGCTGAGCAGGGCACTGTCCTCTGCCTTGTCAGAGGCTGGGAGCTGGTTACTAGATGGGATGGGGGCTTCTGGCAGTTCATTGACCACAATGTCCTCTCCCCCCACAGATGTGCCTCATCCAGTCTGCCCCACGCTGAGTCTGAAGCCCCCCCAACCCCAGCACCCGCCATGTCTCAGATGCTGCACATCGAGATCCCCAACTTCGGGAACACAGTGCTTGGCTGTCTGAATGAGCAACGCCTGCTGGGCCTCTACTGTGATGTGTCCATTGTGGTCAAGGGCCAGGCCTTCAAGGCCCACCGTGCCGTCCTGGCCGCCAGCAGCCTCTATTTCCGAGACCTCTTCAGTGGTAATAGCAAGAGTGCTTTCGAGCTGCCAGGCACTGTGCCGCCTGCTTGCTTCCAGCAGATTCTGTCCTTCTGCTACACGGGCAAGCTCACCATGGCGGCCAGTGAGCAGCTCGTGGTTATGTACACAGCAGGCTTCCTGCAGATCCAGCACATCGTAGAGCGGGGCACAGACCTCATGTTCAAGGTGAGCTCACCCCACTGTGACTCGCAGACCGCCATGATTGAGGATGCCAGCTCAGAGCCCCAGAGTCCCTGCAACCAGCTGCAACCGGCCACTGCTGCCTATGTCGCATCCCCTTCCGTGCCCATCCCACTTCTGACCCGTGTAAAGCATGAAGCCATGGAGATGCCGCCTGCCACTGGCCCGGGCCTGGCTTCTAAGCGCCCACTGGAGACGGGCCCTCGAGATGGTGTGGCAGTAGCTACAGGTGCTGCAGGGACGCCTGGCACAGCCCCTCTAAAGCTGCCTCGAGTCTCCTACTATGGTGTGCCAAGCCTGGCCACTCTCATCCCCAACATCCAGCAGGTACCCTATCCCCAGGGGGAGCGGACCAGTCCTGGGGCCAGCAGCCTACCTACCACTGACAGCCCCACCTCCTACCACAacgaggaggatgaggaggatgacGAGGCCTATGATACCATGGTGGAGGAGCAGTACGGCCAGATGTACATTAAGGCCACAGGAAACTATGCAGGTAACACATGGCAGGGCCTGGCAAAAAGCCTACAGAGGGCATGTTACATAGTGGGCCTGTATGATGATGGCAGCCTGGTGTAGAATCACTGTGCTGTAGGCAAGGGGTGTGGGCTGGGAGAGTTAGGCAGGAGGTGATGGACACTAGTCTGCCAGAGTCGTAGCATGGTGAGTGTGCAGAGAGTTTCTGCCTGGCATGGAACAAGTGAAGGAGCTGAAGGTTTCTGGCCCAGGAGTCCTCTTCGGCTTTAATGAGTTTTGCACTTTTGTATAAGTGTTTCAGAACTGGGCTTTGGCCTTCCTGGATCTGCATAGAtaacttctgtttccttttcatggTGAGGACTGTAGCTGGTTTTCTCCTGATAGCAAGATACATGCTAGCCACTGGACTGGTCAGGGTGGACAGGCCCACTCCAGGGAAACCACCAGTGTATGGGGTCCTCCACCCCTGCTGACCACTGGTTAGTAGGCCAGGGAAGGACCAAAAACCTTTGGTTCCCGAATCCCAAGGCTTGACAGTTTCTGTAGTGTAGGAGTTGTTACTTTAGTCTCTTTTCCCCACCACACTGATGGCTGAACACAACTCTGCAGGGGGTCTGCTCTCTGGGATTCCACAGAGCCAGGAAAGGGTCCGATCTCACTGGTCCCTCAGGACCATCCTTGTACAGCCCCTGCCTCCTGGGGTAGCTTTGGCTATGGAGTTTGGGAGAGTGGGAACAGAGCAAAATGTATGCCGTATCCGTATGTTAAACTTGTTCTTCGATACTTGACCAGTCAGACTCCTTAACCTTGCCTACACAGGGACAGTTGCTTCAACAGGTTTTCTGAGGAGCCAGCTGGACAGTGGCCTTGGAAGGTTCTGCAGAGTGGAACACTTCAGCTCTCTTGGTTCACAGACAGTTCTCAGTTTTGGGGGCTGTGGGGCAGAGATCTCACCAAGGCTGTTCTGTGGGGCTTGGGTATCAGGAGGGAATCCTGCCTGACCCATTTTGTGGTGATGGGGTGTGCGAGAAAACAGGCCGTGAGGCCGGCCCTGCTCTGTTGGCCCCTGTGTACAGTCTAGGTttccttgtgtctttctcctcatCAGGCCCGTAAGTGGGGCAGAGAAGGGGGTGTGCGATTTCTTGGTTAAAATCTAGGTTATTGGTGGTGACGTTGCTACCCTGGGCGTGCTTGGGAAGCGAGCCATGGAATGAGCAGGTAGGGAAGACCTGGTCCTGACTGACCATGGAGCTGCAGGCTCCCTGGGTCTGGCCTTGTCTGGGGATAGACTTGTGCCCACCACTTGGGAGCTGGTTGCCCGTTGCTCCTTGCTCAGGCAAGACGCCGAAGTCTGAGCTGCTCTGCTCGGGACTGTTCCCAGGTGCTCCTACGAAGAGTCTTTTTGGCTTCAGTTTCCCAAGGGAGGGGCTGGCCAGTGCTACGCAGGGACCCACAGTCTGCTGTCcactgtgtgtcctgtgtgtatGTAATGGCTGCTGGGACCCCCCTCGCCACCCTTTTCTTTAGGAACCATTCACAGTGTGCCTTGCTGTACCACTCGAAACAGCACCTCTAAAACCAAGCGTGATGATCCCgtaattctagcactaggaggtggagggagggggttCAGAACTTGAAGGTTATTGACAACAtagggagtttaaggccagcctgggttacattaGACCCTGTCTTAACTAAATAATGCTGCACCCACGTAACTCAGCCCCTCTGTGCCTTGAGCCACTTTTGTCCCCTCCCTCTGACTCCTATTCTGATCTTAGTTGTCAGGCATTGCTGTTAGAAGCAAGACCACGGAGAAGCTCTGAGCGAGGACAGAGCTCCACCCTCCCAGGCATGACTGTCTCAGTTTACACAGCAGGATAcccgtctctgcttcctgcccacccCACTTATCTCAGCCTACAGAGGGTAACCCTTCTAGTGCCCTAGACTTTCATAGCAGGGCAGCGGGCAGAGGAACTTGCTCCCGGCCCTGCTGTGCTGGCAATGGGCACTTGGGATAGACACGCAGTCATAGAGAGAGAACGAGAAGACAGGCAGATGTCCAGTGCACTCACTCCCTTTGGGCTGCGGCTAATTCCTCTCCAGGAGTAAAGCACACACAATTGCACACTCTTGGAGCCATGCTCCCCAAGCTAGAGAGATTGTCAGTTGTCTGCCACCAGTGCCGCAGTGGCCAGAGCTTCAAGAGCAGGAGACTGATGCTCCAGTTGGATCCCACATAGTCAaggatacagacacagacacagccaagccacttcccttctcctccctccccacaaccctgtccttccttccctggcaCAGGAAGCTTATCTGAGCTCTCAGGGCTCCGGGCTGGGTTGTGTTGTCTACACGCAGACAGTGACCCAGGAGTGAGAGGCTCTTAGTCCCAGCCACAGACCCAGCGGGGCAGTGTGGGATCTGGTCTGGGGAGACCAAGGGACCTGGTTGTGCTCAGGTTTTACTCACAAGGCCTTCTGTTCATCTTCTGGGGTAAATCTGCGCTGCATCCCCCCACCCCGTAGTGGTAGAAACAGGcatgctgctgcttctctttctgGGAACCATAGTTACTGAGCTGTGGCTCAGGTCAAGGTCATGCCAACTTAAGGAGGTTCCTATGATAGGGCAGGATGAAGGTTAGGGTAGTTAGACCAAGAGAGCATGGCAGTGACCAGCTCCAGCAGGCCTCCTTGTCCTGTCCCATGGGAAATCCTGACCCAGGTCACTGAGCTCCCCATGCTGTGCCTTCCCCCAACCCTTCAGTAGGCACTGATGGCAAGGCCAACTCCTTTGTACCCTGGAAAATCTCAGATGTTGCTGCCAGCTGCTGCTCTCTAGAAGTCTGAGACAAAGCCCTGCAGATGCGTTGATGCCATCTTCCTTCCAAGGGCACCTGCGACTGGCTTCTGACCATTCTCCTGACTGTTTGTTCTATGAGGCAGAAGCATTGGTTTCCATGTCTGTGGGTCACCACGTGAGGACTGTGTAAAGTTGGGGAGTTGTGGCTGCTCTCCCGCTGTCTCCACTATCCGCACTTCTTGGCATGGATGGACACTGTTGGGACTTGCCCAGCACATAGTGACATGATTACCCTGACTCTGCTTACCAAGAGAAACCCACAAGGTGGTGCTTGGGGTTTGAAAGGGGAGCGATGGCAGATTGCTACCATAGAACTGGCTGACTGCCCAGGCCTGCACAGAGCCAGTGTGCTGAGGAGGGCTCCTGTCTGGGTAGTCTTGCTCACCATATCCCAGTTTTCCTAGTAAGATACACAGTTTACTGAAAGACTCTCCTGAATGACTCAGGGGCATGGTGCCTCTTAGAGAGTATTCCAcccaagagaaaagagggaggctGTATTAGGGTGCTGTCTGCAGACGCCCCACTGATCACTCTTGACCTAGGCAGAGACATGTAGTCTGAGCCCATATTGGCCCATAGAGGGACCCAGTTATCACTGgtttcatggggggggggcaagaaggAAAGTTAGCATAGGTAGGGGTGCTGCTGGCTGCTGCAGGAGGATCTGCTTCCTGATTAAAAACGATACCTTGCAGCTGGGGTAAGTAAAGGCAGTGCTGGCCCATATGGCTCCCCTGAGGTTCTTTGGACACCTATTGTGGTGCCTCCTCTGTTGGTCTAGCCTTGACTTTAGCGGGGTTCTTCCCCATAGCCTCCTTTCTTGAATCCTGAGATTTCCACTTTAGGCAGTTAATTCcgttttgttgagatagggtcttcctgtgtagccctgctggcctatgtctcctgcctcaacctcccaagtattgggactATAACTATAAACTTCCACATCCATCACCTTAagccaatttttattattttcttcctgatttattttttaaaattatgtgtatctgtgtgtctctctgtgtggttatgtgcACATTAGCATGAAAAGCCAGAGGCATCCAGTCAccatggagctagagttacaggcaatatTGAATGACCTGAgatgagttctctgcaagagcatgtgcactcttaacctttgagcATCTCTCCTGCCAGTTAAGCCAGTTTTGAGGCGTGGCTTCCCTATAGTAATACATGCATTTGAATTCGGTGCTCCTCTGGAATCTCTGCCCCTCTGCAGGTGTCCCTGGTGTCCCTGGGCGTACTCTTGACTTTCTTGGTAAGTTGTTGTCCCACATGTGGGTGGTGCTTGGCCCTCATCAATATGGTGTTGGTTTTTGTCCTGTGTCCCTTtcgc carries:
- the Nacc2 gene encoding nucleus accumbens-associated protein 2; translation: MSQMLHIEIPNFGNTVLGCLNEQRLLGLYCDVSIVVKGQAFKAHRAVLAASSLYFRDLFSGNSKSAFELPGTVPPACFQQILSFCYTGKLTMAASEQLVVMYTAGFLQIQHIVERGTDLMFKVSSPHCDSQTAMIEDASSEPQSPCNQLQPATAAYVASPSVPIPLLTRVKHEAMEMPPATGPGLASKRPLETGPRDGVAVATGAAGTPGTAPLKLPRVSYYGVPSLATLIPNIQQVPYPQGERTSPGASSLPTTDSPTSYHNEEDEEDDEAYDTMVEEQYGQMYIKATGNYAVQEKPEPVPLESRSCVLIRRDLVALPASLISQIGYRCHPKLYSEGDPGEKLELVAGSGVYITRGQLMNCHLCAGVKHKVLLRRLLATFFDRNTLANSCGTGIRSSTSDPSRKPLDSRVLNAVKLYCQNFAPSFKESEMNVIAADMCTNARRVRKRWLPKIKSMLPEGVEMYRTVMGASAASLPLDPEFPPAASQVFEQRIYAERRSDAATIVALRTDAVNVDLSASANPAFEASEEADGAGSVIQEVAAPEPLPADGQSPPQAFEQGNTSSSRPQTPVATATRRPEGTYAGTL